A single Bacillus sp. OxB-1 DNA region contains:
- the addB gene encoding helicase-exonuclease AddAB subunit AddB: MSLRFITGRSGSGKTTFIEREIAAELAERPIGAPIIVIVPDQMSFSMEHSLSVDFGLNGIIRAQVLTFKRLAWRVLQETGGIARKEVDGFGYRMLVRSVLEENQDEFKLFRQAANKRGFTEMIGDLLKEFSRYSLDHAKLQELRTTLSGQEAPRTLLDKADDLSILLTKIEDKLGTAYIDSEGHLALLASQIKHSDLLREADIYIDGFENFPTREYEIITELMKVANRVTVALPMEGADSGFGDHELFYTPVRTSFRLREIARTESVEVEDDVYMAKGQRFKSADLRHFEAEFDHYPAQVKEAEGHVRIIEAADRRAEIHAVARAVRERARAGKRYKEIAILYRQPEKYDELIGTIFPQYDIPVFISRKKPMLHHPLIEFSRSVLEAVIAGWSYESVFRAVKTDLFFPHNEEKILWRERADRLENFVLARGIYGSRWFDDTRWRVKKYRGLELHTDVQTDEERALEQELHLVRDVIREPLASFEARLKRSRNGRDVAEALFLFMEKLHVYEKILDLRMEEEEAGRLFGATEHEQAWNNWIHVLDQFVLMFGDRKMDPAEAARILDEGFDTLEFSRIPPSLDQVTVTTLEVSALMEICTVFVIGVNDGVLPKRIDNEGLLSDADREWFMQAGFDIAPTSKMKLMDETFMAYRAFTAAREELVVSYPIADEEGKALIPSLYISRIQQLLPGTPLEVVVTDPSELPLESNQFDYISHPRAALPYATIKAKEAFHSGVFDAEWQAVMAYYEEDPLWSSVLRHIIRPMKEGKATERLRPELTAGLYGESFVSSVSRIESYYSCPFQHYASYGLRLEERTEFTLEAPAIGDLFHAALKWVSDEVMRLSKSWSGLSRKECWRLAREAVDDITPYFFNRILLSTHRYQYIKRKLTQILQRTIYSLSHQAKATVFKPVAIEAAFGPGEELPPLEIPLRRGNTMKLRGRIDRVDATEIGGKEYVRIIDYKSSAHSLDLAEVYYGLSLQMLTYLDVALENADEWLGIQAHPAGVLYMHVHNPMIRPDMELTAEQLDAEIRKSYKMRGYLLEHPEVVTGMDADIGRSSAIVPAALKKDGGFTAASKVLAADDLDMMRSFVRSRHRKAGDAMLAGDARVFPYKLREKMPCQFCSYRSVCQFDPTDPDEEYRPYAELAPDITLEKMRKEVAEDEHTSET, from the coding sequence TTGTCATTGCGTTTTATTACCGGACGGTCGGGTTCTGGGAAGACGACGTTCATCGAGAGGGAGATCGCGGCGGAGCTGGCGGAGCGGCCGATTGGGGCGCCTATCATTGTCATCGTGCCCGACCAGATGTCCTTTTCCATGGAGCATAGCTTGTCGGTCGATTTCGGATTGAACGGGATTATACGAGCGCAAGTGCTGACGTTCAAGCGGCTCGCGTGGCGCGTGCTGCAGGAGACGGGCGGAATTGCACGCAAGGAAGTGGATGGCTTCGGCTATCGGATGCTCGTGCGCAGCGTTCTCGAAGAAAATCAGGATGAGTTCAAACTGTTCCGCCAGGCGGCGAATAAGCGCGGATTTACGGAAATGATCGGCGATTTGCTTAAGGAGTTCAGCCGCTACAGCTTGGATCATGCGAAGTTGCAGGAACTCCGCACAACGCTGTCCGGGCAGGAGGCGCCGCGGACTTTGCTCGATAAAGCGGATGATTTGTCCATTTTGCTGACGAAGATCGAGGACAAGCTCGGGACCGCTTACATCGATAGCGAAGGTCATTTGGCATTGCTCGCTTCGCAAATCAAACATTCCGACCTGCTTCGGGAGGCGGATATCTATATTGATGGGTTCGAAAATTTCCCGACCCGGGAATATGAAATCATCACCGAGCTGATGAAAGTGGCCAATCGGGTGACGGTCGCGCTGCCGATGGAAGGGGCCGATTCCGGGTTCGGCGATCATGAACTGTTTTACACGCCGGTCCGCACTTCATTCCGCTTGCGGGAGATTGCGCGGACGGAGTCGGTAGAAGTGGAAGACGATGTCTATATGGCGAAGGGGCAGCGGTTTAAAAGTGCCGACCTGCGCCATTTCGAGGCGGAATTCGACCATTATCCGGCACAGGTAAAAGAGGCGGAAGGCCATGTCCGCATTATCGAAGCGGCCGATCGCCGTGCCGAAATCCATGCCGTGGCACGGGCGGTCCGTGAGCGGGCCCGGGCCGGCAAGCGATATAAGGAAATCGCCATCTTGTATCGGCAGCCGGAAAAGTACGATGAGCTGATCGGGACGATTTTTCCCCAATACGATATCCCGGTGTTCATTAGCCGGAAAAAACCGATGCTGCACCATCCGCTCATCGAGTTCTCGCGTTCCGTCTTGGAGGCGGTAATTGCGGGCTGGTCGTATGAATCGGTCTTCCGCGCGGTGAAGACGGACCTCTTTTTCCCGCATAATGAAGAGAAGATCCTCTGGCGGGAGCGAGCGGATCGTTTGGAAAATTTCGTGTTGGCACGAGGAATTTACGGTTCCCGCTGGTTTGATGATACGCGTTGGCGGGTGAAGAAGTACCGGGGGCTTGAACTCCATACGGATGTACAAACCGATGAAGAGCGGGCGCTGGAACAGGAGTTGCATTTGGTCCGGGATGTCATCCGGGAACCGCTCGCTTCGTTCGAGGCTCGGCTAAAGCGTTCCCGAAATGGCCGGGATGTGGCGGAAGCGCTGTTTTTATTCATGGAAAAGCTTCATGTGTATGAAAAGATCCTCGACCTTCGGATGGAAGAGGAGGAGGCGGGGCGGCTGTTCGGCGCGACGGAGCATGAGCAGGCATGGAATAATTGGATCCATGTGCTGGACCAGTTCGTGCTCATGTTCGGCGATCGGAAGATGGATCCGGCGGAAGCGGCGCGCATTCTGGATGAAGGCTTCGATACGCTCGAGTTCTCCAGGATTCCGCCGTCCCTCGATCAAGTTACCGTGACGACGCTGGAAGTTTCCGCTTTGATGGAAATATGCACGGTGTTCGTAATTGGTGTCAACGATGGGGTGCTGCCGAAACGGATCGACAATGAAGGGCTCCTCTCCGATGCCGATCGGGAATGGTTCATGCAGGCGGGATTCGACATTGCCCCGACTTCGAAGATGAAATTGATGGATGAGACATTCATGGCGTATCGTGCCTTCACTGCGGCCAGGGAGGAACTGGTCGTGTCGTATCCGATTGCGGATGAAGAAGGGAAGGCGCTCATCCCGTCGCTTTACATTTCGAGGATCCAGCAATTGCTGCCGGGCACACCGTTGGAAGTTGTCGTAACCGATCCTTCCGAACTGCCGCTGGAGTCGAATCAGTTCGACTATATCAGCCATCCGCGGGCTGCGCTCCCTTACGCGACAATTAAGGCGAAGGAGGCATTTCACTCCGGGGTTTTTGATGCGGAATGGCAGGCCGTTATGGCGTATTACGAAGAAGATCCGCTCTGGTCTTCCGTTCTGCGGCATATTATCCGCCCGATGAAGGAAGGCAAGGCGACGGAACGGCTCCGTCCGGAACTGACCGCGGGATTGTACGGCGAGTCGTTCGTTTCCAGCGTGTCGAGGATCGAGTCGTATTACAGCTGTCCGTTCCAGCATTACGCCTCCTATGGACTGCGTCTGGAAGAACGGACGGAGTTCACATTGGAAGCTCCGGCAATCGGGGATCTGTTCCACGCTGCATTGAAATGGGTGTCTGACGAAGTGATGCGGCTCTCCAAATCATGGAGCGGATTGTCGAGGAAGGAATGTTGGCGGTTGGCGCGGGAAGCGGTCGATGATATTACGCCGTATTTCTTCAACCGGATTTTATTGTCGACGCATCGCTATCAATATATCAAACGGAAGCTCACGCAAATCCTCCAACGGACCATCTATTCCCTCAGCCATCAGGCAAAGGCGACGGTGTTCAAGCCGGTCGCCATCGAAGCGGCATTCGGGCCGGGGGAAGAGTTGCCGCCGCTCGAAATCCCGCTCCGCCGCGGGAATACGATGAAACTTCGCGGTAGGATTGACCGGGTGGATGCGACGGAAATCGGCGGGAAGGAGTATGTGCGGATCATCGATTACAAATCATCCGCCCATTCGCTGGATCTTGCGGAAGTGTATTACGGATTGTCCTTGCAGATGCTGACGTATTTGGACGTTGCGCTGGAAAACGCGGATGAATGGCTCGGCATCCAGGCCCATCCGGCAGGCGTGCTCTATATGCATGTCCATAATCCGATGATCCGTCCAGATATGGAGTTGACCGCCGAACAGCTGGACGCGGAAATCCGCAAGTCTTATAAGATGAGGGGTTACTTGCTCGAACATCCGGAAGTCGTTACAGGAATGGATGCGGATATCGGCCGTTCCTCGGCGATTGTCCCGGCGGCGCTCAAAAAGGATGGCGGCTTTACAGCAGCTTCGAAAGTGCTGGCGGCGGACGATTTGGACATGATGCGGTCATTCGTCCGGTCCCGCCACCGCAAAGCGGGCGATGCGATGCTCGCGGGCGATGCACGGGTGTTCCCGTACAAACTGCGCGAAAAGATGCCGTGCCAGTTCTGCTCGTATCGTTCCGTGTGCCAGTTCGATCCAACCGATCCGGACGAGGAATACCGGCCGTACGCAGAGTTGGCACCCGATATCACGTTGGAGAAAATGCGGAAGGAGGTGGCGGAGGATGAACATACCAGTGAAACCTGA
- the addA gene encoding helicase-exonuclease AddAB subunit AddA encodes MNIPVKPEGVTFTDAQWKAIWASGKDILVSAAAGSGKTKVLITRMIEKVLNESDPTDVDQLLVVTFTNASAAEMRHRMAKALEEAIAAKPDSAHLRRQLNLLNKAQISTLHSFCLNVVRQYAYLLDIDPGFRIADSTEAALLRDDTIGEVLEEAYGAENPDAMYRLADSFTSDRNDQAIETLIDRLYDYSRVHPSPEAWLRRIPGQYEIGGISSVDELNFIRPLKTSIRHTLEEAAALAEEMRRIALLPDGPEPLAATAEADLLWINEAIRRLNETTWEETYEFFATLKWVTAGRIKKDSCDEELANRAKKLRDDVKKMMNTVKDSYFTRTPARLLEEIRLMAPAMHTLIDLVIDFGRRYERVKLDRGIVDFSDLEHYALRILSEEKDGKLYPSAISQDYRNRFKEVLVDEYQDVNRLQETIIQLVKRAGESDGNLFMVGDVKQSIYRFRLAEPMLFLGKYNRFTKEDGVEGLKIDLNANFRSREEVLDATNFVFHQVMGERVGEIEYDEAAALKYGAQYPEKNVPTQLSLLYADEEEDDDEAEDATELAGQSLKSSQAEARYMIRKIRQLMASGAEVTDAFTEERRPLEYRDIVILMRSMTWSGEIAEEFKLAGIPIYTELKRGYFDALEVMIMLNTLRVIDNPYQDIPLASVLRAPFVGLTENELAQIRLAKKNVPFYEALQTFISTGGAGMAPETQLKLQRFFVQFEDWRNLARRGSLSELIWQVYSDTHYYEMVGAMPNGKQRQANLRALHDRAIDYEKTSFRGLFRFLRFVDRMRRRGDDLGAARSLSEKENVVRMMTIHSSKGLEFPYVFIAGAGRQFNKMDFNETYLFDQHFGLAVKAIDPDNRITYTSLPYLAMKEKKELEMRAEEMRVLYVAMTRAKEQLEIVASVKDIEKAIVKWQDAQLVNPAERLPEYVRSRANGYLDWIGPAVARHPAFEKFGVIQGGELLDDRSKWEIDALPVSSFLEELESSSAETAADSAVSEPDQVDEADLAEVHRRFDWTYPHLSSVSKRSKQTVSDVKRLAILEQQIDEDDPFTVKEDELGTPYLHDRPEFMQSRALSAAEIGTAMHTIMQQIPLEQSVTIRKVEEVISELVDRQLLTMEEANAVDAGSVAHFFTTPLAKRLQSASRLFREVPFTYAYDGQDGDRQILQGIVDCLFEEKDGWVLLDYKTDRVRGRFRTAEEADEELQRRYGIQLNLYRQALEEILHIPIKEMVLYLFDGERAVPIQEE; translated from the coding sequence ATGAACATACCAGTGAAACCTGAAGGCGTGACGTTCACGGATGCCCAGTGGAAAGCGATCTGGGCGTCAGGGAAAGACATCCTCGTTTCCGCGGCCGCCGGTTCGGGAAAAACGAAAGTGCTCATCACCCGGATGATTGAAAAGGTGTTAAATGAAAGCGATCCGACCGACGTGGATCAGCTGCTTGTCGTGACGTTCACAAACGCCTCCGCAGCGGAAATGCGCCATCGGATGGCAAAGGCGCTGGAAGAAGCGATTGCGGCGAAGCCGGATTCTGCCCATTTACGGAGGCAACTGAATTTATTGAATAAAGCCCAGATTTCCACATTGCACTCGTTTTGCCTGAATGTCGTGCGCCAGTATGCGTATTTGCTCGATATCGATCCGGGCTTCCGCATCGCGGATAGCACGGAAGCGGCACTTTTGCGGGACGATACGATCGGGGAAGTGCTGGAAGAGGCGTATGGTGCGGAAAATCCGGATGCGATGTACCGGCTGGCGGACAGTTTCACATCGGACCGGAACGACCAGGCGATCGAGACGCTGATCGACCGGCTGTATGATTACTCGCGCGTCCATCCATCGCCGGAAGCATGGCTGCGCCGGATCCCGGGACAATATGAAATCGGAGGCATCAGTTCCGTCGATGAGCTGAATTTCATCCGACCGTTGAAGACTTCGATCCGTCATACGCTGGAGGAGGCTGCTGCGCTTGCGGAGGAGATGCGCCGCATCGCCTTGTTGCCGGACGGGCCGGAACCGCTCGCTGCGACTGCGGAGGCCGATCTCTTATGGATCAACGAAGCAATCCGCCGGTTGAATGAAACGACGTGGGAAGAAACGTACGAGTTCTTCGCGACGTTGAAATGGGTGACGGCGGGCCGCATTAAGAAAGATTCGTGCGACGAGGAATTGGCGAACCGGGCGAAGAAGCTCCGCGATGATGTGAAGAAGATGATGAACACTGTAAAGGATAGCTATTTTACAAGGACGCCTGCCCGGTTATTGGAGGAAATCCGCTTGATGGCTCCCGCAATGCACACGCTCATCGATCTTGTCATTGATTTCGGACGGCGCTACGAGCGGGTGAAGCTCGATCGCGGCATCGTCGATTTCTCGGATCTTGAGCATTACGCACTACGGATTTTATCCGAAGAGAAGGATGGGAAATTGTATCCGTCCGCCATCTCGCAGGATTATCGGAACCGGTTTAAGGAAGTGCTTGTTGACGAGTACCAGGACGTGAACAGATTGCAAGAGACGATCATCCAGTTGGTGAAGCGGGCGGGAGAGTCCGATGGCAATCTGTTCATGGTCGGTGATGTGAAGCAGTCCATTTACCGGTTCCGTTTGGCTGAGCCGATGCTCTTTCTTGGGAAATATAACCGGTTTACCAAGGAGGATGGCGTTGAAGGACTGAAGATTGATTTGAATGCGAACTTCCGAAGCCGGGAAGAAGTGCTGGATGCGACGAATTTCGTCTTTCATCAAGTGATGGGAGAGCGGGTCGGCGAGATCGAATACGATGAGGCTGCCGCCTTGAAATATGGAGCCCAGTATCCGGAGAAGAATGTTCCGACTCAGTTGTCGCTACTTTACGCAGACGAAGAAGAGGACGATGATGAGGCGGAGGACGCGACGGAACTGGCGGGCCAAAGTTTGAAGAGTTCCCAGGCCGAAGCGCGGTATATGATCCGGAAAATCCGGCAGCTGATGGCATCCGGAGCGGAAGTGACCGATGCGTTCACCGAAGAGCGGCGGCCGCTTGAGTATCGGGACATCGTCATTCTCATGCGCTCGATGACGTGGTCAGGTGAAATTGCGGAAGAGTTCAAGCTGGCGGGGATTCCTATTTACACCGAACTGAAGCGCGGCTATTTCGACGCACTTGAAGTGATGATCATGCTGAACACATTGCGCGTCATCGACAATCCGTATCAGGACATCCCGCTCGCCTCCGTGCTGCGTGCCCCGTTTGTCGGGCTGACGGAGAACGAGTTGGCGCAAATCCGGCTGGCCAAAAAGAACGTACCTTTCTATGAAGCGCTCCAGACGTTCATTTCAACGGGAGGGGCGGGGATGGCTCCGGAAACGCAGTTGAAGTTGCAGCGATTCTTTGTCCAGTTCGAGGATTGGCGCAATCTGGCACGTCGCGGGTCATTGTCCGAGCTCATTTGGCAAGTGTATTCTGATACGCATTATTATGAGATGGTCGGCGCAATGCCGAACGGGAAGCAGCGCCAGGCGAATCTTCGCGCGCTCCATGACCGGGCGATCGATTATGAGAAGACGTCGTTCCGTGGATTGTTCCGCTTTTTGCGTTTTGTCGACCGAATGAGGCGGCGGGGGGATGATCTAGGAGCGGCCCGATCGCTGAGCGAGAAAGAGAACGTCGTCCGGATGATGACGATCCATTCTTCAAAAGGGCTGGAATTCCCGTATGTTTTCATCGCGGGGGCCGGCCGGCAGTTCAATAAGATGGATTTCAATGAAACGTATTTATTCGACCAGCATTTCGGGCTCGCGGTGAAGGCGATTGATCCGGACAACCGGATCACGTATACATCGTTGCCGTATCTTGCGATGAAGGAGAAGAAGGAGCTGGAAATGCGCGCGGAGGAGATGCGCGTCCTATATGTGGCGATGACACGCGCGAAGGAGCAGCTGGAAATTGTCGCTTCAGTAAAAGATATCGAAAAAGCGATTGTGAAATGGCAAGATGCCCAACTTGTGAACCCGGCGGAACGATTGCCGGAATATGTCCGATCCCGCGCCAATGGCTACCTCGACTGGATCGGGCCGGCCGTCGCGAGGCATCCCGCATTCGAAAAGTTCGGTGTCATCCAAGGCGGAGAGCTGCTGGACGATCGTTCGAAATGGGAAATCGATGCACTGCCGGTTTCTTCATTCTTGGAGGAACTGGAGTCTTCATCCGCCGAAACGGCAGCGGATTCGGCAGTATCGGAGCCGGATCAGGTGGATGAAGCCGATTTGGCGGAAGTGCATCGCCGGTTTGATTGGACCTATCCGCATTTGTCTTCGGTTTCCAAACGATCCAAGCAGACGGTGAGCGACGTGAAACGGCTCGCCATCCTGGAGCAGCAGATCGATGAAGATGATCCGTTCACCGTCAAGGAAGATGAATTGGGCACGCCGTACTTGCATGACCGGCCTGAGTTCATGCAGTCCCGCGCTTTGTCGGCTGCTGAAATCGGAACCGCGATGCACACGATCATGCAGCAGATTCCGCTTGAGCAGTCCGTTACGATACGGAAAGTCGAAGAAGTCATATCGGAATTGGTGGATCGTCAATTGCTGACGATGGAAGAGGCCAATGCAGTGGATGCGGGTTCGGTTGCCCACTTTTTCACGACTCCTCTTGCCAAGCGGCTCCAGTCGGCAAGCCGATTGTTCCGTGAAGTGCCCTTTACGTACGCGTATGACGGGCAGGACGGGGACCGCCAGATTTTGCAAGGGATTGTGGACTGTCTTTTCGAAGAGAAAGACGGCTGGGTGCTCTTGGATTACAAAACGGACCGGGTGCGCGGACGATTCCGGACGGCGGAGGAAGCGGATGAAGAGTTGCAGCGGCGCTATGGCATCCAGTTGAATTTATACCGGCAAGCGCTGGAAGAGATTTTGCACATACCTATTAAGGAAATGGTCCTGTACCTGTTTGATGGAGAGAGGGCCGTACCTATTCAGGAGGAATGA
- a CDS encoding DUF418 domain-containing protein codes for MILKVEPTTLGNRIEALDLMRGFALLGIFIANMLFFHTPILYIDPYSWFSTPSDEVTYKGIAIFIQGSFYPIFAIMFGYGLNMQFEKAVDSGSPYARVLSRRLGLLLVFGLIHGLLIWAGDILLSYAAMGFMLLLFIRLRTKWLLPIAFILYALPMSGLLALLKLAEKLDPISVDPSFVDIHKVELSISAYAHGGFMDIMVQRFQDWLQVGLMSGVLLGFFMILPLLILGAVLSKWKLFERAGELKRWLLIGVIFFIPAGIWLKSFPFRYGSSASNQFIQEAFGGVILALGYIALFLLLAQNGLFRSVFRPVAKAGRMSLTTYITQSIAATLIFYSYGFGLYGKVDLETGTWIACGIFVIQVIFAEIWLSKFRMGPLEWIWRRGTYGKKLPD; via the coding sequence ATGATTTTGAAAGTAGAACCGACGACCCTCGGGAATCGGATTGAAGCATTGGACCTCATGCGGGGCTTTGCACTGCTCGGGATTTTCATTGCCAATATGTTATTTTTCCATACGCCGATTTTGTATATCGACCCGTATAGCTGGTTCAGTACGCCCTCGGATGAGGTGACATATAAAGGGATCGCGATTTTCATCCAAGGGAGCTTTTATCCGATTTTCGCCATCATGTTCGGGTATGGGCTGAATATGCAATTTGAGAAAGCGGTCGACAGCGGATCCCCATACGCCCGGGTATTGTCCCGACGGCTCGGCCTGTTGCTCGTATTTGGCCTGATTCACGGCCTGTTGATCTGGGCGGGGGATATTTTATTGTCCTATGCGGCGATGGGATTCATGCTCTTATTATTCATCCGGCTGCGGACAAAGTGGTTGCTGCCGATTGCTTTTATCCTATACGCGTTGCCGATGAGCGGACTTCTTGCATTGTTGAAGCTTGCGGAAAAGCTCGATCCGATATCGGTAGACCCTTCGTTTGTGGATATCCATAAAGTGGAGTTGTCCATTTCTGCTTATGCCCATGGAGGTTTTATGGATATCATGGTGCAGCGGTTCCAAGACTGGCTGCAAGTCGGCTTGATGAGCGGCGTTTTGCTCGGGTTTTTCATGATCTTACCGCTTTTGATACTGGGCGCCGTTTTGTCGAAATGGAAACTGTTTGAACGGGCAGGGGAACTGAAACGGTGGCTTTTAATCGGGGTAATCTTTTTTATTCCCGCTGGCATTTGGCTGAAGTCGTTCCCGTTCCGATACGGAAGTTCGGCTTCCAATCAATTTATCCAAGAAGCGTTCGGTGGAGTGATCCTTGCACTGGGTTATATCGCTCTCTTCTTGCTGTTGGCGCAGAACGGGCTGTTCCGCTCGGTTTTCCGCCCGGTCGCCAAAGCGGGACGCATGTCGCTGACGACGTATATTACTCAATCCATCGCGGCGACACTCATTTTTTACTCCTATGGTTTCGGGCTTTACGGCAAGGTGGATCTTGAAACGGGGACATGGATTGCGTGCGGCATTTTTGTCATCCAAGTGATTTTCGCGGAAATCTGGTTGTCCAAATTCCGCATGGGTCCGCTCGAGTGGATCTGGCGAAGAGGGACATACGGAAAAAAATTGCCGGATTGA
- a CDS encoding fumarylacetoacetate hydrolase family protein: MKLLSFRYENRTSFGPKVKREDAVWDVLAIAEAYGEADFPQTITEGVAAGLDFVEKVRQLAERAQEDENPEQFKFAFTDIEWLSPIPRTPKNILCVGKNYADHAAEMGSDAPPEKIVVFTKSPTTIAADEQNLPIHDDVTDSLDYEGELAVVISKRGKDIPRQLAYDYIFGYTIANDVTARNVQEEHQQYFLGKSLEGSCPLGPYLVTKDELPNPQNLSIVTKVNDEVRQNSNTSKMIFKIDELIAEISRYVTLEPGDVILTGTPAGVGKGMTPPTFLKKGDTVKISVEGIGTLVNRFN, translated from the coding sequence ATGAAACTATTGTCGTTCCGTTACGAGAACAGGACTTCATTCGGTCCGAAAGTGAAAAGGGAAGATGCGGTGTGGGACGTGCTTGCCATTGCGGAAGCATATGGCGAGGCCGATTTTCCACAGACGATCACGGAAGGAGTGGCGGCTGGCCTCGATTTTGTGGAAAAGGTGAGACAGCTCGCGGAACGGGCGCAGGAAGATGAAAACCCGGAGCAATTCAAATTTGCGTTCACGGACATCGAATGGTTGTCCCCGATTCCGAGAACTCCGAAAAACATATTATGTGTCGGCAAGAACTATGCCGATCATGCAGCGGAAATGGGCTCGGATGCGCCACCTGAAAAAATTGTCGTCTTCACGAAATCCCCGACCACAATTGCCGCAGACGAACAGAACTTGCCGATCCACGACGATGTGACGGACAGCCTGGACTACGAAGGGGAACTGGCAGTGGTCATTAGCAAAAGAGGGAAGGATATTCCGCGTCAATTGGCTTATGATTACATTTTCGGTTACACGATCGCCAACGATGTGACGGCGCGTAATGTCCAAGAGGAACATCAACAATATTTCCTTGGCAAGAGTTTGGAAGGGTCGTGTCCGCTCGGCCCATATTTGGTGACGAAGGATGAGCTGCCGAATCCGCAGAACCTATCCATCGTGACGAAAGTGAATGATGAAGTGCGCCAAAACAGCAATACGTCGAAGATGATTTTCAAGATCGACGAATTGATTGCGGAAATTTCCCGTTATGTGACGCTGGAGCCGGGTGATGTCATTTTGACAGGCACGCCAGCAGGAGTCGGAAAAGGCATGACACCGCCGACTTTCCTGAAAAAGGGCGACACGGTGAAAATATCCGTCGAAGGGATTGGCACGCTCGTCAACCGGTTTAATTAA
- a CDS encoding YisL family protein, with protein sequence MNEVTSLDALASTTHFHVFTWVVGIILFLVAAVMANGTKGKKITHMIARLFYVLIVISGALLFFKYSSANAALYGVKFLLGLLTVGMMEMVLVRGEKGKKTGMFWILFFVFLLATLFIGFYLPIGVSWFANL encoded by the coding sequence ATGAATGAGGTGACGAGTTTGGACGCATTAGCGAGCACGACACATTTCCATGTGTTCACATGGGTGGTCGGCATCATTTTGTTCCTCGTGGCGGCTGTCATGGCGAACGGGACAAAAGGCAAGAAAATCACGCATATGATTGCAAGGCTGTTTTATGTACTAATTGTAATTTCCGGCGCATTGCTATTCTTCAAGTATTCCAGCGCGAACGCCGCGCTCTACGGCGTCAAATTCCTGCTCGGCCTGTTGACGGTCGGCATGATGGAAATGGTGCTGGTTCGCGGGGAGAAAGGGAAAAAGACAGGCATGTTCTGGATTTTGTTCTTCGTTTTCCTCCTGGCAACACTATTTATCGGATTCTATCTTCCGATCGGAGTTTCATGGTTCGCTAACTTATAA